A portion of the Rhodococcus pseudokoreensis genome contains these proteins:
- a CDS encoding FHA domain-containing protein FhaB/FipA: MQGLILQLTRAGFLLLLWLFVWTVLRALRGDIYAGSGVRVPPRYSRSGNVLPSLGKTKTAKYLVVTQGGLAGTRITLSTQPVLIGRADDSTLVLTDDYASTRHARLSPRGADWYVEDLGSTNGTYLDRAKVTTSVRVPLGTPVRVGKTVIELRP; encoded by the coding sequence GTGCAAGGTTTGATTCTGCAACTCACACGAGCAGGTTTCCTGCTTCTGCTGTGGCTGTTCGTCTGGACCGTCCTGCGGGCGTTGCGAGGCGACATCTACGCCGGCTCCGGCGTACGTGTGCCGCCCCGATATTCGCGCAGCGGCAATGTTCTGCCGTCGCTGGGCAAGACGAAGACGGCCAAGTATCTGGTGGTGACGCAGGGCGGCCTCGCCGGCACGCGCATCACGCTCAGCACCCAGCCCGTCCTCATCGGCCGGGCCGACGACTCCACGCTCGTCCTCACCGACGACTACGCGTCCACCCGCCACGCTCGGCTCTCCCCGCGGGGCGCCGACTGGTACGTCGAAGACCTCGGCTCGACCAACGGCACGTATCTGGACCGCGCCAAGGTCACCACATCTGTCCGCGTGCCGCTCGGTACCCCCGTACGGGTCGGCAAAACGGTAATCGAGTTGCGCCCGTGA
- a CDS encoding PP2C family protein-serine/threonine phosphatase, with amino-acid sequence MTLVLRYAARSDRGLVRSNNEDSVYAGARLLALADGMGGHAAGEVASQLMIAALAHLDDDEPGEDLLGKLEAATREGNDTIADHVEEDPELDGMGTTLTAILFSGNKLGLVHIGDSRAYLLRDDSLAQITRDDTFVQSLVDEGRITAEQAHTHPQRSLIMRALTGNEIEPTLTVREARAGDRYLLCSDGLSDVVSDETIENTMREGSQDECADRLIELALRSGGPDNVTVVVADVIDLDYGQSHPIVAGAASADDEEDTPPPNTAAGRAAAMRPPRATPKRVVPQVEEPPTKKKRHRMWWAALALGLIVVVAVAAFVGRALVRNNYYVGADGERVTVLRGVPGSVLGYSLQEANLVGCVSDSGDLTLMSPTESPNGCTILEVDDLQPSAREQVRAGLPSGKLDDVRNQMTRLAQNDLLPVCESETATTTTTTPAPSPAPTPAPAPVPETTPPPAPAPAPPAALPAPETPAPQTPTATPAPTVTQVPGQNCRTAS; translated from the coding sequence GTGACCCTCGTACTCCGCTATGCCGCCCGCAGCGATCGTGGCCTCGTCCGTTCCAACAACGAAGATTCGGTGTACGCCGGGGCCCGCCTGCTGGCGCTCGCGGACGGCATGGGCGGTCACGCGGCCGGTGAGGTCGCGTCGCAGTTGATGATCGCGGCCCTCGCGCATCTCGACGACGACGAGCCCGGCGAGGACCTGCTCGGCAAGCTGGAGGCCGCCACCCGCGAGGGCAACGACACCATCGCCGATCACGTCGAGGAAGACCCGGAACTCGACGGCATGGGCACCACGCTCACCGCAATCCTGTTCTCCGGCAACAAGCTCGGGCTGGTCCACATCGGTGACTCCCGCGCCTACCTGCTCCGCGACGACTCCCTCGCACAGATCACCCGCGACGACACGTTCGTGCAGTCGCTGGTCGACGAGGGCCGGATCACCGCCGAGCAGGCGCACACCCACCCGCAGCGCTCGCTCATCATGCGCGCCCTCACCGGAAACGAGATCGAACCGACGCTGACGGTCCGCGAGGCCCGCGCCGGCGACCGTTATCTGCTGTGCTCCGACGGACTGTCGGACGTGGTCAGCGACGAAACCATCGAAAACACGATGCGGGAGGGCTCACAGGACGAGTGCGCCGACCGGCTCATCGAACTGGCGCTGCGCAGCGGCGGCCCGGACAACGTGACGGTCGTCGTCGCCGACGTCATCGACCTCGATTACGGGCAGAGTCATCCCATCGTGGCCGGTGCCGCGTCCGCCGACGACGAAGAGGACACGCCGCCGCCCAACACGGCTGCGGGACGTGCCGCGGCGATGCGCCCGCCGCGTGCCACCCCGAAGCGGGTGGTCCCGCAGGTCGAGGAACCGCCGACGAAGAAGAAGCGTCACCGCATGTGGTGGGCTGCACTCGCGCTCGGTCTGATCGTCGTGGTCGCCGTCGCTGCCTTCGTGGGGCGGGCTCTGGTCCGCAACAACTACTACGTCGGCGCCGACGGCGAACGCGTCACCGTGCTGCGTGGAGTTCCCGGTTCGGTGCTCGGATACTCGCTGCAGGAGGCGAATCTCGTCGGCTGTGTCAGCGATTCCGGCGACCTGACGTTGATGTCGCCGACCGAATCGCCGAACGGGTGCACCATCCTCGAGGTCGACGACCTCCAGCCGTCCGCCCGTGAGCAGGTGCGTGCCGGGCTGCCCTCGGGCAAGCTCGACGACGTCCGCAACCAGATGACACGGCTCGCGCAGAACGATCTGCTTCCGGTGTGCGAGTCGGAGACGGCCACCACCACGACGACCACCCCGGCGCCGAGTCCCGCTCCGACGCCGGCACCCGCGCCCGTCCCGGAGACCACGCCGCCGCCCGCTCCCGCACCCGCTCCGCCGGCAGCGTTGCCGGCACCGGAGACGCCTGCACCCCAGACCCCGACCGCCACCCCGGCGCCGACCGTGACCCAGGTTCCCGGTCAGAACTGCAGGACGGCTAGCTGA
- a CDS encoding FtsW/RodA/SpoVE family cell cycle protein, giving the protein MSVASASPGAQFPSPPGGFAPAPVQSTRRGTELILIGFAILITTISLVLVEASQEQSITWDLAKYAATYSALFLIAHLAVRRFAPYADPLILPIVALLNGLGLVLIHRLDLADAQSAAYFGLPVPSPDANQQVLWTTLAIAGFVAVLVLLKDYRLLARYSYTLGLAGLVFLAIPAILPSSFSEVNGAKIWIRLPGFSIQPGEFAKILLIIFFASVLVAKRDLFTTAGKHVFGIDLPRARDLGPILVAWMVSVGVLVLEKDLGTSLLLFSTVLVMLYIATERVGWLLIGVGLLGIGFFFAYQLFGHVRVRVSTWLDPLGDYNNTGYQISQSLFGLATGGVAGTGLGSGRPAQVPFAKTDFIVATIGEELGLIGLAAVLMLFLILVIRGLRTALAVRDSFGKLLAAGLSFTIAVQVFVVVGGVTKLIPLTGLTTPFMSYGGSSLLANYLLLAILIKISDAAREPAVPKKKGPAPIADAPTEMVPRS; this is encoded by the coding sequence ATGTCGGTCGCAAGTGCATCACCGGGGGCGCAGTTTCCCAGTCCACCCGGCGGGTTCGCGCCAGCCCCCGTCCAGTCGACGCGCCGGGGCACCGAGCTGATCCTGATCGGTTTCGCGATCCTGATCACGACGATCTCGCTGGTGCTGGTGGAGGCCAGCCAGGAACAGAGCATCACCTGGGACCTCGCCAAGTACGCCGCCACCTACTCGGCGCTGTTCCTGATCGCGCATCTCGCGGTGCGCCGGTTCGCGCCGTACGCCGACCCCCTGATCCTGCCGATCGTCGCGCTGCTCAACGGCCTCGGCCTGGTGCTGATCCACCGGCTCGACCTCGCCGACGCACAGTCCGCCGCCTACTTCGGGCTGCCCGTCCCGTCGCCGGACGCCAACCAGCAGGTGCTGTGGACGACGCTGGCCATCGCCGGTTTCGTGGCCGTGCTGGTGCTGCTCAAGGACTACCGCCTGCTCGCCCGCTACAGCTACACCCTCGGACTCGCGGGACTGGTTTTCCTCGCCATCCCGGCGATCCTGCCGTCGAGCTTCTCCGAGGTGAACGGCGCGAAGATCTGGATCCGTCTCCCCGGCTTCAGCATTCAGCCCGGCGAGTTCGCGAAGATCCTCCTGATCATCTTCTTCGCGTCCGTCCTCGTCGCGAAGCGCGACCTGTTCACCACCGCGGGCAAGCACGTGTTCGGTATCGACCTTCCCCGTGCCCGCGACCTCGGGCCCATCCTCGTCGCGTGGATGGTGTCGGTGGGGGTGCTGGTGCTGGAGAAGGACCTCGGCACGTCGCTGCTGCTGTTCAGCACCGTGCTCGTGATGCTCTACATCGCCACCGAACGCGTCGGATGGCTGCTGATCGGCGTCGGGCTGCTCGGCATCGGTTTCTTCTTCGCGTACCAGCTGTTCGGTCACGTCCGGGTCCGGGTCAGCACCTGGCTCGACCCGCTGGGCGACTACAACAACACCGGCTACCAGATCTCGCAGTCGCTGTTCGGGCTCGCGACCGGCGGCGTCGCGGGGACAGGGCTCGGCAGCGGCAGACCCGCCCAGGTGCCGTTCGCGAAGACCGACTTCATCGTCGCGACGATCGGTGAGGAACTCGGACTCATCGGTCTCGCCGCCGTCCTGATGCTGTTCCTGATCCTCGTCATCCGCGGTCTGCGCACCGCGCTCGCCGTCCGCGACAGCTTCGGCAAGCTGCTCGCCGCCGGTCTGTCGTTCACGATCGCAGTGCAGGTGTTCGTGGTGGTCGGCGGCGTCACCAAGCTGATCCCCCTCACCGGTCTGACCACGCCGTTCATGTCGTACGGTGGGTCGTCCCTGCTCGCGAACTACCTCCTCCTCGCGATCCTCATCAAGATCTCCGACGCCGCCCGTGAGCCGGCCGTCCCGAAGAAGAAGGGGCCCGCACCCATCGCCGACGCCCCGACGGAGATGGTGCCGCGCTCATGA
- a CDS encoding penicillin-binding transpeptidase domain-containing protein, whose translation MNTPLRRVAIAVMVMVVALLANATYVQVIKADNLRADPRNSRVLLDEYSRQRGQISAAGQVLAASVPTDDRYKYLRTYPPNPAAPSSPLANAPVTGFYSMQYGSTGLERSEDPVLNGSDNRLFGRRFFDLVSGRDPRGGNVVTTINPVMQQVAYDQLTAKGYTGSVVAIEPSTGRILTMVSTPSYDPNSLASHDGTETTQAWEALNADPEKPLINRAVSQTYPPGSTFKVVVTAAALAAGTTPDTQLTAAPQITLPGTSTTLENYNGSTCGGAPTASLREAFARSCNTAFVELGVKTGADAVGDQASALGIGGQMPGVPFPVADSTIGSIPDDAALGQSSIGQRDVALTPLQNAMIAATVANGGVRMQPQLVSELQSPDLSNLATTNPVSEGQAMSSQVAATLTDLMIGSENNTSGEGKIPGVQIASKTGTAEHGTDPRNTPPHAWYIGFAPAQNPTVAIAVIVEDGGDRALAATGGSVAAPIGRAVIAAGLQGG comes from the coding sequence ATGAACACACCTCTGCGTCGTGTCGCGATCGCCGTCATGGTGATGGTGGTCGCGCTCCTCGCCAACGCCACCTACGTCCAGGTCATCAAGGCGGACAACCTGCGGGCCGATCCGCGGAACTCGCGCGTGCTGCTCGACGAGTACTCGCGTCAGCGCGGCCAGATCTCGGCGGCCGGGCAGGTGCTCGCGGCGTCCGTGCCGACCGACGACCGCTACAAGTACCTGCGCACGTACCCGCCGAACCCGGCGGCGCCGTCGAGCCCGCTGGCCAACGCACCGGTCACCGGTTTCTACTCGATGCAGTACGGCAGCACCGGACTCGAGCGGTCGGAGGACCCGGTCCTCAACGGTTCCGACAACCGGCTGTTCGGGCGTCGCTTCTTCGACCTCGTGTCCGGACGCGACCCGCGCGGCGGCAACGTGGTGACCACCATCAACCCGGTCATGCAGCAGGTGGCGTACGACCAGCTGACGGCGAAGGGCTACACCGGTTCGGTCGTGGCGATCGAGCCGAGCACCGGACGCATCCTCACGATGGTGAGCACCCCGAGCTACGACCCCAACTCGCTCGCCAGCCACGACGGCACCGAGACCACGCAGGCGTGGGAAGCGCTGAACGCCGACCCGGAGAAGCCGCTGATCAACCGCGCGGTGTCGCAGACGTACCCGCCCGGTTCCACGTTCAAAGTGGTGGTCACCGCCGCGGCGCTCGCCGCCGGAACCACCCCCGACACCCAGCTGACCGCGGCCCCGCAGATCACCCTTCCCGGCACGTCGACGACGCTCGAGAACTACAACGGCTCCACGTGCGGCGGCGCACCCACCGCGTCGCTGCGGGAGGCGTTCGCGCGGTCCTGCAACACGGCGTTCGTCGAACTCGGCGTCAAGACCGGAGCCGACGCCGTCGGCGACCAGGCCAGTGCACTCGGCATCGGCGGGCAGATGCCCGGCGTCCCGTTCCCCGTCGCCGACAGCACCATCGGGTCGATCCCCGACGACGCCGCGCTCGGCCAGAGCAGCATCGGCCAGCGTGACGTGGCGCTCACCCCGCTGCAGAACGCGATGATCGCGGCTACCGTCGCCAACGGTGGAGTGCGCATGCAACCCCAGCTGGTGTCGGAACTGCAGAGCCCGGACCTGTCCAACCTCGCGACCACCAACCCGGTGTCCGAAGGCCAGGCGATGTCGTCTCAGGTGGCGGCTACCCTGACCGATCTGATGATCGGCTCCGAGAACAACACCAGCGGCGAGGGCAAGATCCCGGGCGTGCAGATCGCGTCCAAGACGGGCACCGCCGAGCACGGAACCGACCCACGGAACACCCCGCCCCACGCCTGGTACATCGGATTCGCACCCGCCCAGAACCCGACCGTGGCCATCGCGGTCATCGTCGAGGACGGCGGAGATCGTGCACTGGCCGCAACCGGCGGCTCGGTGGCTGCACCTATCGGCCGTGCCGTCATCGCAGCCGGACTACAAGGGGGCTGA
- a CDS encoding protein kinase domain-containing protein, which translates to MALNNGALIANRYRLIRLIATGGMGQVWEATDNRLNRRVAVKVLKSEFSSDPEFVERFRFEARTTAQLNHSGIAGIYDYGEVRDATGDSTAYLVMELVNGEPLNAVLARVGRLAVPHALDMLEQTGRALQVAHDAGVVHRDVKPGNILITPTGQVKITDFGIAKAVENSPVTRTGMVMGTAQYIAPEQALGQDATAASDVYSLGIVGYEALSGRRPFIGDGAITVAMKHVQEAPAPLPNDLPPNIRELIDITIAKDPSTRYASGGEFADAVAAVRAGRRPPPPGVSGTGAGRVLPPPMTGATQMMPPSQTAYAGPVTGQVPPDDPNGDGKKGGLTSGQKAIAWGAGGLILLAAIIALALVLFDGGDTKEPTSPAVTSSLRTITTTPRPTTTTTTEEETTTTEPPYTTTTTTEPPYTTTTTTAPTTTTTEPTTTTTTTTTAPTTTTTTTTSEESTTPTPQGQP; encoded by the coding sequence GTGGCACTGAACAACGGCGCGCTGATCGCCAATCGATACCGCCTGATCCGGCTCATCGCCACGGGCGGAATGGGACAGGTCTGGGAAGCGACCGACAACCGGCTCAACCGTCGTGTCGCGGTGAAGGTGCTGAAGTCCGAGTTCTCGTCCGACCCGGAGTTCGTCGAACGGTTCCGCTTCGAGGCGCGCACCACCGCGCAGCTGAACCATTCCGGCATCGCCGGGATCTACGACTACGGCGAGGTCCGCGACGCCACCGGCGACTCCACCGCCTACCTGGTGATGGAACTCGTCAACGGTGAGCCGCTGAACGCCGTCCTCGCGCGGGTGGGCCGTCTCGCGGTGCCGCACGCACTGGACATGCTCGAGCAGACCGGGCGGGCGCTGCAGGTGGCGCACGACGCCGGAGTCGTGCACCGCGACGTGAAGCCGGGCAACATTCTGATCACCCCCACCGGTCAGGTGAAGATCACCGACTTCGGCATCGCCAAGGCCGTGGAGAACTCGCCGGTGACGCGCACCGGCATGGTGATGGGCACCGCCCAGTACATCGCGCCCGAGCAGGCGCTCGGCCAGGACGCCACCGCGGCCAGCGACGTGTACTCTCTCGGCATCGTCGGCTACGAGGCGCTGTCGGGACGGCGCCCGTTCATCGGCGACGGCGCCATCACGGTGGCGATGAAGCACGTGCAGGAAGCGCCGGCACCGTTGCCGAACGACCTGCCACCGAACATCCGCGAGCTCATCGACATCACGATCGCGAAGGATCCGAGCACCCGCTACGCCAGTGGCGGAGAGTTCGCCGACGCGGTCGCGGCGGTCCGGGCGGGCAGGCGGCCTCCGCCGCCGGGCGTGTCGGGTACCGGGGCGGGGCGGGTGCTGCCCCCGCCGATGACCGGTGCAACCCAGATGATGCCGCCCTCACAGACCGCGTACGCGGGTCCGGTCACCGGGCAGGTGCCGCCGGACGACCCGAACGGTGACGGCAAGAAGGGCGGGTTGACCAGCGGCCAGAAGGCCATTGCCTGGGGTGCAGGTGGTTTGATCCTGCTGGCGGCGATCATCGCGCTCGCACTCGTCCTGTTCGACGGTGGTGACACGAAGGAACCGACGTCGCCGGCGGTGACCTCGTCGCTGCGGACGATCACGACGACACCGCGGCCGACGACCACGACGACGACCGAGGAAGAGACGACCACCACCGAGCCGCCGTACACGACGACCACCACCACCGAGCCGCCGTACACGACGACCACCACCACAGCACCCACCACCACGACGACAGAGCCGACGACGACTACCACCACGACCACCACCGCACCCACGACGACGACCACGACGACCACGTCGGAGGAGTCAACTACTCCGACCCCACAAGGACAGCCATGA
- the pknB gene encoding Stk1 family PASTA domain-containing Ser/Thr kinase — MTTPRNLSSRYELGEILGFGGMSEVHLARDVRLSRDVAIKVLRADLARDPTFYLRFRREAQNAAALNHPAIVAVYDTGEAETEAGPLPYIVMEYVDGDTLRDIVRGEGPMAPRRAMEVISDVCAALDFSHRNGIVHRDVKPANVMINRAGAVKVMDFGIARAISDASSPMTQTAAVIGTAQYLSPEQARGEQVDARSDVYSLGCVLFEILTGEPPFKGDSPVAVAYQHVREDPQTPSVVNPDIPRELDSVILKAMSKNPANRYQTAADMRSDLVRVLGGQRPSAPMVMSDEDRTTILGAVDSGAGNYRRQQTNTQTAASKTDGGEPDKKKNPMRLALMALGALVVVGIVGAFLWSVGPGSKADQVTMPDVTNQAADDAETTLQNLGFRVSRQQKPDAVVATGNVITTRPVGGVQVDEGSTITLEVSSGPEQVKVPRLAGLTQQEAQQELNAVGLRLDTAVARAPSDPSDVDKVIQQDPSSGASISLDSEVAITLGTGPEQIRIPDVTGQKVEVAQANIEGAGFKAQIQNIDSGAPKGEVVSTDPVGGSTAAKGDTIQIRVSNGNNIEMPDLTGKTVSQALAALRSAGWSGSSASVNQTQTSTLDPEMVGKIISQEQPPGSEITKNGVVSVGVGALGIPR, encoded by the coding sequence ATGACGACACCGCGCAACCTCTCCTCACGCTACGAGCTGGGTGAGATTCTCGGCTTCGGTGGCATGTCCGAGGTCCACCTCGCCCGGGACGTCCGGCTCAGCCGCGATGTCGCGATCAAGGTCCTGCGTGCCGACCTGGCCCGCGACCCCACGTTCTACCTGCGGTTCCGCCGCGAGGCGCAGAACGCGGCGGCGCTGAACCATCCGGCGATCGTGGCCGTCTACGACACCGGCGAAGCGGAAACCGAAGCGGGACCGCTGCCGTACATCGTGATGGAGTACGTCGACGGCGACACGTTGCGCGACATCGTGCGCGGCGAGGGCCCGATGGCGCCGCGCCGGGCGATGGAAGTCATCTCGGACGTGTGCGCGGCGCTCGACTTCAGCCACCGCAACGGCATCGTGCACCGCGACGTGAAGCCCGCCAACGTGATGATCAACCGTGCGGGTGCGGTGAAGGTGATGGACTTCGGCATCGCGCGGGCGATCTCCGACGCGTCCAGCCCCATGACGCAGACGGCCGCCGTCATCGGCACCGCCCAGTACCTGTCGCCCGAGCAGGCCCGCGGCGAGCAGGTCGACGCCCGATCCGACGTGTACTCGCTCGGGTGTGTGCTGTTCGAGATCCTCACCGGCGAACCCCCCTTCAAGGGTGACTCCCCGGTCGCGGTCGCGTACCAGCATGTGCGGGAGGACCCGCAGACGCCGTCCGTGGTCAACCCGGACATTCCGCGTGAGCTCGACTCGGTGATCCTCAAGGCGATGAGCAAGAACCCCGCCAACCGCTACCAGACCGCCGCAGACATGCGCAGCGACCTGGTCCGGGTTCTCGGCGGGCAGCGCCCCAGCGCGCCGATGGTCATGAGCGACGAGGACCGCACCACGATCCTCGGTGCCGTCGACTCCGGCGCCGGGAACTACCGCCGCCAGCAGACCAACACGCAGACCGCGGCGTCGAAGACGGACGGCGGCGAACCCGACAAGAAGAAGAACCCGATGCGGCTGGCGCTGATGGCGCTGGGCGCCCTCGTCGTCGTCGGCATCGTCGGCGCGTTCCTGTGGTCCGTGGGCCCGGGTTCGAAGGCTGATCAGGTGACCATGCCGGACGTCACGAACCAGGCCGCGGACGACGCCGAGACGACGCTGCAGAACCTCGGTTTCCGCGTCTCCCGGCAGCAGAAACCCGACGCCGTCGTGGCGACCGGCAACGTCATCACCACCCGGCCCGTCGGTGGTGTGCAGGTGGACGAGGGCAGCACGATCACCCTCGAGGTGTCGTCGGGCCCCGAACAGGTGAAGGTCCCGCGGCTCGCGGGCCTGACGCAGCAGGAAGCCCAGCAGGAACTGAATGCGGTCGGTCTGCGGCTCGACACCGCCGTCGCCCGCGCCCCGTCCGACCCTTCCGACGTCGACAAGGTGATCCAGCAGGACCCGTCCTCCGGGGCGAGCATCTCCCTCGACTCCGAGGTCGCCATCACGCTGGGTACCGGACCTGAGCAGATCCGAATCCCCGACGTCACCGGCCAGAAGGTCGAGGTCGCGCAGGCGAACATCGAGGGCGCCGGTTTCAAGGCGCAGATCCAGAACATCGACTCCGGTGCGCCGAAGGGCGAGGTCGTCTCCACCGATCCCGTCGGCGGTTCCACTGCCGCCAAGGGCGACACCATCCAGATCCGGGTGTCGAACGGCAACAACATCGAGATGCCCGACCTGACGGGCAAGACGGTGTCGCAGGCGCTCGCGGCGCTGCGCAGCGCCGGCTGGAGTGGGTCGTCGGCTTCGGTGAATCAGACGCAGACGTCCACACTGGACCCGGAGATGGTCGGCAAGATCATCAGCCAGGAACAGCCGCCGGGATCGGAGATCACCAAGAACGGTGTCGTCTCGGTCGGTGTCGGCGCGCTCGGCATCCCGCGGTAG
- a CDS encoding aminodeoxychorismate/anthranilate synthase component II — protein sequence MRILVVDNYDSFVFNLVQYLGQLGTRAVVWRNDDPNLTGPDAIAAAAAEFDGILLSPGPGTPQRAGATMDLVTACAAAGTPLLGVCLGHQAIGAAFGATVDRAPELLHGKTSVVHHTGKGVLAGLPDPFTATRYHSLTVLEDTIPDELEVTAHTDSGIVMAMRHRELPIHGVQFHPESVLTEGGHRMLANWLTVCGDAPKESLVATLEAEVAQALGA from the coding sequence ATGAGGATTCTCGTCGTCGACAACTACGACAGCTTCGTGTTCAACCTGGTCCAGTACCTCGGACAGCTGGGAACCCGGGCCGTGGTCTGGCGCAACGACGATCCGAACCTCACCGGGCCCGACGCGATCGCGGCCGCAGCGGCCGAGTTCGACGGCATCCTCCTGAGCCCCGGCCCCGGCACACCGCAGCGCGCAGGGGCGACGATGGACCTGGTCACGGCCTGCGCCGCGGCAGGCACGCCGCTCCTCGGCGTGTGCCTCGGACACCAGGCGATCGGCGCCGCGTTCGGCGCGACCGTCGACAGGGCCCCCGAACTCCTGCACGGCAAGACCAGCGTCGTCCACCACACCGGCAAGGGCGTTCTCGCGGGTCTGCCCGACCCGTTCACCGCCACGCGCTACCACTCGCTGACCGTCCTGGAAGACACCATCCCGGACGAACTCGAGGTCACCGCTCACACCGACAGCGGCATCGTCATGGCGATGCGGCATCGGGAACTGCCGATCCACGGCGTCCAGTTCCATCCGGAGTCCGTACTCACCGAGGGCGGGCACCGCATGCTTGCCAACTGGCTCACCGTCTGCGGTGACGCCCCGAAGGAATCCCTCGTCGCCACGCTCGAAGCCGAGGTCGCGCAAGCTCTAGGGGCATAG
- a CDS encoding DUF881 domain-containing protein, giving the protein MTRSIFWRIAVLVVCLVAGLLVATTRQVSHGNEIRAGDSTRLSDLVRNAQSETDQVAEARDDLAAQVESLQQDAAASDSGVAQALADSKALATDAGLTPMTGPGVTVTLTDAPRDADGKYPVDASPDDLVVHQQDVQSVLNALWVGGAEAVGMQDQRIVNTSAPRCIGNTLLLHGRTYSPPYVMSAIGDPARLEAALANEPGIRVFKQYATRFGLGYSEAASGQLSVPGYAGH; this is encoded by the coding sequence GTGACCAGGTCGATCTTCTGGCGGATCGCGGTGCTGGTGGTGTGTCTCGTGGCCGGTCTGCTGGTGGCCACCACCCGCCAGGTGTCGCACGGCAACGAGATCCGGGCCGGTGATTCCACCCGGTTGTCCGACCTCGTGCGGAACGCGCAGTCCGAGACCGACCAGGTGGCCGAGGCCCGCGACGATCTGGCGGCCCAGGTGGAGTCGCTGCAGCAGGACGCGGCGGCGTCCGACAGCGGTGTCGCGCAGGCCCTCGCCGACAGCAAGGCGCTCGCCACGGACGCCGGGCTCACACCGATGACCGGTCCGGGCGTCACCGTCACCCTCACCGACGCCCCCCGTGACGCGGACGGCAAATACCCCGTCGACGCGTCGCCGGACGATCTCGTCGTTCACCAGCAGGACGTCCAGAGTGTGCTGAACGCGCTGTGGGTGGGCGGCGCCGAGGCGGTCGGCATGCAGGACCAGCGGATCGTCAACACGTCCGCGCCGCGCTGCATCGGCAACACCCTGCTGCTGCACGGCCGCACGTACAGCCCGCCCTATGTGATGTCGGCGATCGGGGATCCGGCGCGACTGGAGGCGGCACTCGCCAACGAACCCGGAATCCGCGTGTTCAAGCAGTACGCGACGCGGTTCGGCCTCGGCTATTCGGAGGCCGCGTCCGGCCAACTGTCCGTGCCCGGGTACGCGGGCCACTGA
- the crgA gene encoding cell division protein CrgA — MPKSKVRKKTDYTINPASRTPVKVKAGPSSTLYVSVMLGFMLVGLVWLLVYYLAADQLEWMNNLGAYNFLIGFGFMVVGLIMTMRWR, encoded by the coding sequence ATGCCGAAGTCGAAGGTCCGAAAGAAGACCGATTACACGATCAACCCTGCGAGCCGCACCCCGGTGAAGGTGAAGGCCGGCCCCTCGAGCACCCTGTACGTCTCGGTGATGCTCGGGTTCATGCTGGTCGGCCTGGTGTGGCTTCTCGTCTACTACCTGGCCGCCGACCAGCTCGAGTGGATGAACAACCTCGGTGCCTACAACTTCCTCATCGGGTTCGGCTTCATGGTGGTCGGGCTGATCATGACGATGCGCTGGCGTTGA
- a CDS encoding PH domain-containing protein, giving the protein MPMSADEAPLEWSTPLGAVIALAVGGLALGVAGLSVSIEPAGRVLVCVAALGLLLTAASALRQRPRLAVDKEGGGIVVHRLTGRHEYSRSQIDRARLVRYPRLGRRVPMLEIDVRTEDGTERLLIFGRWDLGTTPEDVFDALAVHRLVGRGQ; this is encoded by the coding sequence GTGCCGATGTCTGCTGACGAGGCACCGCTGGAGTGGTCGACGCCGCTCGGTGCGGTGATCGCTCTGGCCGTGGGCGGGCTCGCGTTGGGGGTCGCGGGACTTTCGGTGTCGATCGAGCCTGCGGGTCGTGTACTCGTGTGTGTCGCCGCCCTCGGGCTGCTGCTGACCGCTGCGTCCGCACTCCGGCAGCGCCCACGCCTGGCCGTCGACAAAGAAGGCGGCGGGATCGTGGTGCACCGGCTGACGGGCCGCCACGAGTACTCCCGCTCGCAGATCGACCGGGCGCGTCTGGTCCGGTACCCGCGGCTGGGCCGCCGGGTGCCGATGCTCGAGATCGACGTCCGCACCGAGGACGGCACCGAACGCCTCCTGATCTTCGGCCGCTGGGATCTCGGCACCACTCCGGAGGACGTGTTCGATGCCCTCGCGGTGCACCGTCTGGTGGGCCGGGGTCAGTAG